The Bombus vancouverensis nearcticus unplaced genomic scaffold, iyBomVanc1_principal scaffold0028, whole genome shotgun sequence genome includes a window with the following:
- the LOC143304250 gene encoding omega-amidase NIT2-A-like isoform X1: MPEIEGDKLYNTCTIWGPDGTLIAKHRKVHLFDIDIPNKITFRESDSLSPGNSLTTFDVKGCKIGIGICYDIRFEEMARIYRNKEMMECEPCNYEVNWYSVASYFLLLYDLLQYDHWTTALVITSAFQSE, encoded by the exons atgcctgaaatagagggcgataaattgtacaatacctgtactatttggggtcccgatggaactttgatagcaaaacaccgaaag gtacatctattcgacatcgacattcctaataagattacttttcgagagagtgattcactcagtcctggtaactccctaacgacgttcgatgtgaagggctgcaaaataggtattggcatttgctatgatattagattcgaggaaatggcacgcatttatcggaacaaag aaatgatggaatgtgaaccgtgcaactacgaagttaattggtattcggtggcttcatatttcctgcttctatATGACCTgcttcaatatgaccactggaccactgcactggtcattacttcagcgtttcagagcgaatga
- the LOC143304250 gene encoding omega-amidase NIT2-A-like isoform X2, which translates to MPEIEGDKLYNTCTIWGPDGTLIAKHRKVHLFDIDIPNKITFRESDSLSPGNSLTTFDVKGCKIGIGICYDIRFEEMARIYRNKAFQSE; encoded by the exons atgcctgaaatagagggcgataaattgtacaatacctgtactatttggggtcccgatggaactttgatagcaaaacaccgaaag gtacatctattcgacatcgacattcctaataagattacttttcgagagagtgattcactcagtcctggtaactccctaacgacgttcgatgtgaagggctgcaaaataggtattggcatttgctatgatattagattcgaggaaatggcacgcatttatcggaacaaag cgtttcagagcgaatga
- the LOC143304245 gene encoding survival motor neuron protein-like isoform X1, whose amino-acid sequence MLYSYKEKNFLDIIISIIILTPILYWKDTDTANDNVWDDSALIEAYDKAINLAKEEVIKRMGMDVGNSQPKENLQNLKQPKHASKLHKKWIIGAPYRAIYSEDGEIYEAIISKIYENNGTC is encoded by the exons atgttatactcctacaaagagaaaaatttcttagacattattattagcattattattttgacaccaattttatattggaag gatacagacacagccaatgataatgtttgggatgatagtgcattaatagaagcatatgataaagcaataaatttagcaaaagaagaagttatcaagcgaatgggaatggatgttggaaattctcaaccgaaagaaaacctacaaaatcttaagcagcctaaacacgcaagtaaattacacaag aaatggatcataggagcaccttatcgtgcaatatactcagaggatggagaaatttatgaagctataatatcaaaaatttacgaaaacaatggcacgtgttga
- the LOC143304245 gene encoding survival motor neuron protein-like isoform X2 has translation MADDMNVLFIRGNGNDTDTANDNVWDDSALIEAYDKAINLAKEEVIKRMGMDVGNSQPKENLQNLKQPKHASKLHKKWIIGAPYRAIYSEDGEIYEAIISKIYENNGTC, from the exons atggcagatgatatgaatgttctttttatacgaggaaatggaaac gatacagacacagccaatgataatgtttgggatgatagtgcattaatagaagcatatgataaagcaataaatttagcaaaagaagaagttatcaagcgaatgggaatggatgttggaaattctcaaccgaaagaaaacctacaaaatcttaagcagcctaaacacgcaagtaaattacacaag aaatggatcataggagcaccttatcgtgcaatatactcagaggatggagaaatttatgaagctataatatcaaaaatttacgaaaacaatggcacgtgttga
- the LOC143304245 gene encoding uncharacterized protein LOC143304245 isoform X3: MLYSYKEKNFLDIIISIIILTPILYWKDTDTANDNVWDDSALIEAYDKAINLAKEEVIKRMGMDVGNSQPKENLQNLKQPKHAKMDHRSTLSCNILRGWRNL, translated from the exons atgttatactcctacaaagagaaaaatttcttagacattattattagcattattattttgacaccaattttatattggaag gatacagacacagccaatgataatgtttgggatgatagtgcattaatagaagcatatgataaagcaataaatttagcaaaagaagaagttatcaagcgaatgggaatggatgttggaaattctcaaccgaaagaaaacctacaaaatcttaagcagcctaaacacgcaa aaatggatcataggagcaccttatcgtgcaatatactcagaggatggagaaatttatga